A region from the Candidatus Tenderia electrophaga genome encodes:
- a CDS encoding deoxyribodipyrimidine photolyase, with protein MKTCLVWLHQDLRLSDNPALYHAAEAADTLIPVYIHAPQELEPWAPGAASRWWCHHSLSTLQQALHARGSRLIIRRGASQDVLQRLIRETGAGAVYWNHRYAPQAARRDAHIAAWLRAHDIEVHTYHGNLLYTPGSVLTKEHKPFRVFTPFWRACRQQGLGAPPLPVPQRLGECRLASEAVEALALLPDIPWHHGLASSWRPGEDNALEQLQGFCDAALAHYDAGRDRPDRLDTSRLSPHLAFGEISPRQVVSAVLNAFMDHATQGDSMDRFLSELGWREFAYHTLHHFPYATDTPLNPRFEAFPWRDDKALLRAWQQGKTGFPIIDAGMRQLWHSGWMHNRVRMIVASFLTKNGLQPWQTGARWFWDTLVDADLASNSFNWQWVAGCGLDAAPYFRIFNPVRQSERFDPHGDYLRQWLPELAQLPLPWLHRPWLTPADVQHACNVRIGRDYPAPILDLNSSRKRALNLSRQLPCVTNA; from the coding sequence GCAGCCAGCCGCTGGTGGTGCCATCACAGCCTCAGCACACTGCAGCAGGCGCTGCATGCCCGCGGCAGCCGTCTGATCATCCGGCGCGGCGCCAGCCAGGACGTCCTGCAACGCCTGATCCGCGAAACCGGCGCCGGTGCGGTCTACTGGAATCATCGCTACGCGCCGCAGGCGGCCAGGCGCGACGCGCATATCGCGGCCTGGCTCAGAGCGCACGACATCGAGGTCCATACCTACCACGGCAACCTGCTTTACACGCCGGGCAGCGTGCTCACCAAAGAACACAAACCGTTTCGCGTCTTTACCCCGTTCTGGCGCGCCTGCCGACAACAAGGTCTAGGCGCGCCGCCGTTGCCGGTGCCGCAACGGCTGGGCGAATGCAGACTGGCGTCCGAAGCCGTCGAGGCCTTGGCATTGCTGCCCGATATTCCCTGGCACCACGGCCTGGCATCAAGCTGGCGACCGGGAGAGGACAATGCCCTGGAACAGCTCCAAGGTTTTTGCGACGCGGCGCTGGCGCATTATGACGCGGGTCGCGACCGCCCGGACCGGCTCGACACCTCACGTCTGTCGCCGCATCTGGCGTTTGGCGAAATCAGCCCGCGCCAGGTGGTCAGCGCCGTGCTTAACGCATTTATGGACCACGCCACTCAGGGCGACAGCATGGATCGTTTTCTCAGCGAACTCGGCTGGCGCGAGTTCGCCTATCACACCCTGCATCATTTCCCCTATGCCACCGACACACCGCTCAACCCCCGTTTTGAAGCCTTTCCCTGGCGTGACGACAAAGCGCTGCTGCGGGCCTGGCAACAAGGCAAGACCGGCTTTCCCATCATCGATGCCGGCATGCGCCAACTCTGGCATAGCGGCTGGATGCACAACCGCGTACGCATGATCGTCGCCTCGTTTTTGACCAAGAACGGTCTGCAGCCCTGGCAGACGGGGGCCCGCTGGTTCTGGGACACCTTGGTGGATGCCGATCTGGCCAGCAACAGCTTCAACTGGCAATGGGTGGCTGGCTGCGGGCTCGACGCCGCACCGTATTTCCGCATCTTCAACCCGGTCAGACAAAGCGAGCGCTTCGATCCCCATGGCGACTATCTACGTCAATGGCTGCCGGAATTGGCGCAGCTGCCGCTGCCTTGGCTGCACCGCCCCTGGCTGACGCCCGCCGATGTTCAGCACGCCTGCAATGTGCGCATCGGCCGCGACTATCCGGCACCGATATTGGACCTCAACAGCAGCCGCAAGCGCGCACTGAACTTGTCCAGGCAATTGCCCTGCGTCACCAACGCTTAG